Proteins from a genomic interval of Prosthecodimorpha staleyi:
- a CDS encoding NUDIX hydrolase, giving the protein MNEKAVAGLSDRLAKLNNEIRDTTHANQRPKDAATLLILDRTAGAPLRVLMGRRHMRHRFFPGAYVFPGGKVDAADSFVPVAAPYDEATAAKINLDLKRPKTAARARAFGVAAIRETFEEAGLFIGTRMERGAPSLKGDMAAFSERGIAIALDRLRFVARAITPPRRPRRFDTRFFACFAGDVVDRLEAGVGPSGELEDVAWLTIEEAKKTQIPPITVAILDEIEDRLASDPALDPTAPIPYYRWVGKTFQRSMI; this is encoded by the coding sequence ATGAACGAGAAGGCGGTGGCAGGACTTTCGGATCGCCTGGCCAAGCTCAACAATGAAATCCGCGACACGACCCACGCCAACCAACGCCCCAAGGATGCCGCGACGCTGCTGATCCTGGACCGCACGGCCGGCGCGCCCCTGCGGGTGCTGATGGGCCGGCGGCACATGCGCCACCGCTTCTTTCCCGGCGCCTACGTCTTCCCGGGCGGCAAGGTCGATGCGGCGGATTCCTTCGTCCCCGTCGCCGCCCCCTATGACGAGGCGACCGCGGCCAAGATCAACCTCGACCTGAAGCGGCCGAAGACGGCTGCGCGCGCCCGCGCCTTCGGGGTGGCCGCCATCCGGGAGACCTTCGAGGAGGCCGGCCTGTTCATCGGGACACGGATGGAGCGCGGCGCCCCGTCCCTGAAGGGCGACATGGCGGCCTTCTCCGAGCGCGGCATCGCCATCGCCCTCGACCGGCTGCGCTTCGTCGCCCGCGCCATCACGCCGCCGCGCCGGCCGCGCCGCTTCGACACTCGCTTCTTCGCCTGCTTCGCCGGCGACGTCGTCGATCGCCTGGAGGCCGGTGTCGGCCCTTCCGGCGAGTTGGAGGACGTCGCCTGGCTGACCATCGAGGAAGCCAAGAAGACGCAGATCCCGCCGATCACGGTCGCCATCCTGGACGAGATCGAGGACCGGCTCGCCTCCGATCCGGCGCTCGATCCGACGGCGCCGATCCCCTACTACCGCTGGGTCGGCAAGACCTTCCAGCGCAGCATGATCTAA
- a CDS encoding DUF983 domain-containing protein yields the protein MSLVYGDGAAEPALPKRPVGLAMRRGALGRCPKCGEGRLFDGFVTVAAQCPACGEAMHHHRADDFPPYVTIFIVGHVVVPAMYFVEKLWHPDLWIHAALWLPLTLILSVALLRPIKGAIIGLQWALYMHGFHPGGAEDDAPSGQTGGPAT from the coding sequence ATGTCTTTGGTCTATGGAGACGGCGCAGCGGAGCCGGCGCTGCCGAAGCGTCCGGTCGGGCTGGCGATGCGGCGCGGCGCGCTCGGGCGCTGCCCGAAATGTGGCGAGGGCCGTCTGTTCGACGGCTTCGTGACGGTCGCGGCCCAATGCCCGGCCTGCGGAGAGGCCATGCACCACCACCGCGCCGACGACTTTCCGCCCTATGTCACCATCTTCATCGTCGGCCACGTCGTCGTTCCGGCGATGTATTTCGTCGAGAAGCTCTGGCACCCGGACCTCTGGATCCATGCGGCGCTCTGGCTGCCGCTGACACTCATCCTCTCGGTCGCCTTGCTGCGTCCGATCAAGGGCGCCATCATCGGCCTGCAATGGGCGCTCTATATGCACGGGTTCCATCCCGGAGGCGCCGAGGACGACGCCCCGAGCGGGCAGACGGGTGGACCGGCAACATGA
- the rpmG gene encoding 50S ribosomal protein L33, giving the protein MAKANTIKIKLLSSADTGFFYVTKKNSRTKTEKLSFTKYDPIARKHVEFKETKIK; this is encoded by the coding sequence ATGGCCAAGGCCAACACCATCAAGATCAAGCTGCTCTCCTCGGCCGATACCGGCTTCTTCTACGTGACCAAGAAGAACTCGCGCACCAAGACCGAGAAGCTGTCGTTCACCAAGTACGACCCGATCGCGCGCAAGCATGTCGAGTTCAAGGAAACCAAGATCAAGTGA
- a CDS encoding MFS transporter has protein sequence MTEPSVRAAGASAGPSALSASAPDNGARTAALVAMIASAGGVGAGLSLGLPLLALVLESRGITGSWIGLNTAVAGFAALAITPFVTPLAARIGAMRLLIGALLTTAVALIGFYFATDFRLWFPLRLVFHGALGTAFVLSEFWIASLAPGARRGLVMGIYATVLSLGFAVGPLILRFVGSHGFLPFGLGAAIIALATIPVLFARGQRPDLHQTGKRRSVFAFVVGVPIASVAALVFGAVESGAMAILPVYGLRLGLEEGQAALIVTAAALGNVALQIPIGLIADRIDRVTVLVACALAGLAGAFVIPLVADRFPALLAVVFVWAGIIAGLYTVGLTHLGARYSGANLAAANATFVMMYAVGMMAGPPAMGLGLDAFAPHGAILVTAVFFLAYLAVVAIVRAGSRDGARA, from the coding sequence ATGACCGAGCCGTCTGTCCGGGCGGCCGGCGCCTCCGCCGGGCCTTCCGCCCTGTCCGCTTCCGCCCCCGACAACGGCGCCCGGACAGCGGCTCTCGTCGCCATGATCGCGTCGGCGGGCGGCGTCGGTGCGGGACTCAGTCTCGGCCTGCCTCTGCTGGCGCTGGTGCTGGAAAGCCGCGGCATCACGGGCAGTTGGATCGGGCTCAACACGGCCGTGGCCGGGTTTGCCGCGCTGGCAATCACGCCCTTCGTGACGCCGCTGGCGGCCCGGATCGGCGCCATGCGGCTGCTGATCGGCGCGCTGCTGACCACCGCGGTGGCGCTGATCGGCTTCTATTTCGCGACCGATTTCCGCCTGTGGTTTCCGCTCCGGCTGGTCTTCCACGGCGCGCTCGGCACGGCCTTCGTGCTGTCGGAATTCTGGATCGCCTCGCTCGCTCCCGGCGCGCGGCGCGGTCTGGTGATGGGCATCTATGCCACCGTCCTTTCACTCGGCTTCGCGGTCGGGCCGCTGATCCTGCGCTTCGTCGGCAGCCACGGCTTCCTGCCCTTCGGGCTGGGGGCCGCCATCATCGCGCTGGCGACGATCCCGGTCCTGTTCGCGCGCGGGCAGCGGCCGGACCTGCACCAGACCGGCAAGCGCCGTTCGGTCTTCGCCTTCGTGGTCGGCGTGCCGATCGCCAGCGTGGCGGCCCTGGTGTTCGGCGCGGTCGAATCGGGCGCCATGGCGATCCTGCCGGTCTACGGCCTCCGCCTCGGCCTGGAGGAGGGCCAGGCGGCCCTGATCGTGACCGCGGCGGCGCTCGGCAACGTCGCCCTGCAGATCCCGATCGGGCTCATCGCCGATCGAATCGACCGCGTCACCGTGCTCGTTGCCTGCGCGCTGGCCGGGCTGGCCGGCGCCTTTGTGATCCCGCTGGTGGCCGATCGCTTTCCGGCGCTGCTCGCCGTCGTGTTCGTCTGGGCCGGAATCATCGCGGGGCTCTACACCGTCGGCCTGACCCATCTCGGCGCGCGCTATTCCGGCGCCAATCTGGCCGCCGCCAACGCCACCTTCGTGATGATGTATGCGGTCGGCATGATGGCCGGTCCGCCAGCCATGGGGCTCGGTCTCGACGCCTTCGCGCCGCATGGCGCGATCCTGGTCACGGCGGTGTTCTTTCTGGCCTATCTGGCCGTGGTCGCGATCGTTCGTGCCGGTTCCCGGGACGGCGCGCGCGCTTGA